Within the Gossypium raimondii isolate GPD5lz chromosome 12, ASM2569854v1, whole genome shotgun sequence genome, the region AATAATAATGTTTTGTACTATAAGTTACTTCTATTATAATGAAATAAGAATATGTTTAAATGGTGAGTTTAGTGTTTCAGTGTAGCAGCTCTTCCTCGGGAttgggtgaggggtgttacagtttgaATCAAGCATTACTAAGCTTAAATTAAGCTCAAGCTACTTGAGCTCGGGTTGATAATTACTGAGTTGAGTTCGAAATGTTTTCGAGTCGAACttgtaacgacccaaaatccGTGGGCACCGGAAAAATGtgttatcgggcctccgtcttagtaaaccgagttagtaaataattattaggagtaattaaaattatgagtcTGATAGTgtatttaattagattttttcaTTTAGTGAATTTAGTCTAAGTAATaataattaggaaaaaggattaaatagagTAAAGggtaaaatatgaattatagattaaaagaaaaaataaaaaggactaaattggcaATTATGCTAATTGGATAAATGAGGCAACAAttgatgataaaaatttaagattttattgttttattatattaaattataatgtataccattattttatggtttcatattagatattaattattaatggatataatattaaataaactaaatagatGACAATTGTATggtaaagattaaataaaagtgtaatagtaataattatataagtatatttgtaataaaataaacatatgcttaaataataagtaaaatattttttatataatatattattattattattattattattattagttaaaataaaaggaataaagtaaagtaagtaaataaataaaagaaaagaaacaaaagaagaataGAAAAGAAGCAGAGAACGAAACGAAAACagggaagaaaaggaaagaaagaagaaacggaaaattagggttttaaagattgaaatttaattgCTAAGTTtaatcaagtccttttcttataaatttgatgttttggaatcctagagtgaaatactcttggatttaagttgaaattttgaaagttaatagatttttagtagggtttatgttgaaaaaaatgatggaattgagggtttactttatagaaattttgattggaattgaataaaggattgaattgtaaactaagctataagttttgagttttagggattaaattgaaataaattcgaaattatgaaaatatgataaaaattagatagttaaatgtgagtttggcaagaaattgagtagaaaagggtatgaattgagaaagaaaatatataggtttagtcaagattcaaatttgaattaaagtaaaagttagataaaaatttcagtaattaaattgtgttgtgCTAATGATTGTGAAATTAGTTTAATTGTTTATAGCTAATATCGAGCCTGAAGCATCGacccaaaaaggaaaagaaaagatcgttgAGGATTAAATCCGATGAGAATTCTGGTTTGTATCACTACAATTCaaactttatcattattatgtgtttaatttactAAGTATGTGTGGTAAGTATTTTAAGGTAAGTGtttagtaaaatgaaaatttatgattgGGTATTGAAAGTGAGACTTATACTGAACTGAATTATGGAATACTGAATATTGTTTTTGAGtactgaattgaattgtgaaggtactgaatattgttatgtgtattgcattgaactgtgaaattactgaagtaatgaattactgcaatactgtgaaactgattgaaataaggaattataattgatactgaactaagatggaaattgtattgaaaagtgaattaaataccctattaactagtcgggctagtccgatatagttggcatgccataggatatggaatAGTATGATTTTTTGTCGGCTTACTGATCAGGCATTTATATGTCGACTACTGTTACTGTTACCGATTCGACACTTTATGTGTCGAATACTGTTACCATTACTGTTATAGATTCagcactttgtgtgttgaatatcatatcatatcgCCGCCACATCGACATCTTGTTTAGGTGTCAGTACCGTTAAGGTACAATGTGTAAtcttggtgtgttggttggaatCGTGTATTCacgagtccgagtcaagttaatagggcaaatgaaataaatttcttgataaaactaaatttgaatgatatgacATATGTGAAAGGTGagaattgaaataaagaaataagaatggtatatataatcaaatgataatataaaagattgaattgcTCATTAAGTGATGATAATTGTAATGTAAAAGTATATGtgtgtgatttaatgtatttaaatatgaattgaattatagtgataccactgagtatatTCATACTCaacgtacggttgtttccgtgcgcagatTGTAGAAGTCAAGCATCGAATCAAAGATCAAAGCCGACGACTTCAAAAAACTTTTGGTGacgtatattttcttttggtaatgtggcatgtacataggatgtatATAAAGGTTATTAcgttttgaatataaatggttaaaaatgttagtaGTACAAGTCTAagaattataatgaaagaagtttgtccgtttcaatttaattagtacatTGCTACAtttatagagttattaaatgagaatagtttattaaattaaaatagagttattaaatgagaatagtttattaaattaaaatagagttattacttaattagaattctaagtatcttaattatcacttaactaatattagatttaattaaaaattaatagaaatacgTGTATGCCTTATTGAAAACcgaagtaataataaaattgatcaCCCATAAACGTAacccaaatagaaaaaataaattataattataaactattctcatcaaatttagtaaattttaaataaactattctcatcaaattaccaaaataatacataaaatgctaattaatttatactttttaaatagctttactttaggtaaaatatatttactttaataataaaataaagggcttttatgagtaaaaatcatagattaagagcttatttaattacaaaaataggttgagggcttgtttattaaataaaaaagtgagttgaaggggaataaaaaacaataataaataaggagggcttagaaggcaatttgtcacattttaattttagtgcgCCCCGCTGcagcaattcactttcaaaatctGAAATGGCAAATTTTCATGTCAGGTCCTTGAAATTGCAGGTggtcacattttagtcctttggcaccattggtgctgCCAATCTCTTTGGCActtttggtgccgccaatgtgaTTGGCTTGATCAGGCTGTTGtcagtttttttttctgttttttgttttttttgggtatattttagtaaataaaaaaaatttataatattttggtaaataaaaaaagttataatattttggtaaataaaaaagttataatattttggtaaataaaaagttataatattttggtaaattttattttttatattattttgtaaaaatccGACCAAAGttcatttataaatttgacatttatctaaattgtttaaattgatattacgttatatgtacattaattaacgtaaaattttcttattaataaGTTTGACAGAGTTAACTATCAAAACTGTATTTACAAATTGctatataatttgaaaagtcGAGTGATTGATTTTAAGAGACCATCTTGATTAATGTCTAATTCATAGTATAGAAAATCTCacttaaattaagaaaagaatatTGAATGAAGCCattcagattttattttatttttcgtattAATAGAgtgattttgttttgttcttaattttagtaacattaataatatttattaataagaaaaaatttaacaatacaAATCATAATCGATGAGGAAAAATAGATCTGAAATGATAATTGGTTAaggataaataataaatttataaattaactttAGTTAAacgtataatttaatttatatgtataattatatgaaatcaaaattatacattaacagataattttaatatttatccctaattaataactaattatGAATTATGCACATGAAAGCTGGCTTATAggtataattaataattataacaaattaaaatttatgtatgaaTGCACTAAAATTGAGCggtaaatttgatatttatctctatgggtaaactaccaaaatagtcacttttgtttgccttaggttacattttagtcacttatgtttgaaatgttacgttttagtcactcacgttaacgtgttgtaacattttagtcactgagtagTTAATTGTCGacaatggtgtaacggtaagttgatgtggcacgttaaatcatcatttcaaatgaaatttttaggttaaattctacaattggtccctatattttttcattttcaacaatttaaaaaatttcttttatgttcttctaacttttttttttccattctcttatacttctccctctattttcctcccttcttcatttcttttaacatagtttttctatgctTTCCAGTTGtaactagtccacaagctcgccttactcgaaaaaattaaattgttcaaaaaaataaaacataaaataactatgttgaaagaaatggagaagggaagaaaacaaagggagaaaataagagaatggaaaagaaagaaagttaaaaaaaaataaaagaaaaaattaaattgctccaaacgaaaaaatatggggaccgattgtataaattaacttagaatttttgtttgaaatgatgatttaacgtgtcacaTCAGTTTACTGTTACACCGTTAACAGAAactaacggctcagtgactaaaatgttacaacgtgataacataagtgactaaaacataacatttcaaacataagtgactaaaatgtaacctgtgccaaacaaaagtgactattttagtagtttacccttatctctattataatataatcaaaTGGAAAGAATGGTATGGTCGCTGACTCAGATCATAGCAGAAGGAAGGTAAGTGAGAGTGAGAGCATCCAAAATCAAATCCACGGAGAAGAAACAATGAGACCAAACATAGTCTTATTTGGAGATTCAATTACGCAAGAATCCTTCAGATCAGGCGGCTGGGGTGCTTCTCTCGCTGATACCTACTCTCGCAAGgttcttttttcatattttttttcaagtatcACCCCTTTTCCCTCCTTTTACTCTTCTCCTCTCTATATGTTCTGATTTGCAGGCTGATGTTGTACTTCGTGGCTATGGCGGATACAACACCAGATGGGCTTTATTTTTGTTGCATCATCTCTTCCCTCTTGTAAAGCTCTTCTTCACTTTTTCTGTGAATATGCAAATGGCGTTGTTGATCTGTTAAACTTTAGAATTTTAGATTGTGCTTTTGAACTTTGTTTGATCTCTATAgtaaatgagaaaattttacTGCTAGGCTATGGTTTTAGGTCATTATGTTCATAGATCGAAGACAGATTAGACGGTATGCTCAGCTCAATGCTGTGTATTTAGGGATCAAACGGTTCAGTTTGTAACATATTCCTTGTAGTCTCCCACTTCAGAAGAATGTTTCTACTGTATTGTTGTGGTTGGTTGATCTCGTTTTGCTTCCTTGTTCGAGATACAATCATTTCGTTAATGATAGTTAACCAACATTTGAATATCTTCTTTTGCTTGCTTTGTTTTATCCTGGGAAACTCTACTGTTATATTTTGTTTCTCGTGGCCTTCCCTCATCGTTTTTACACAGGATATTATATGCTGATCCCAGATTTATCTTTCTTGTCTCAGGGCTCAACTAAACCTCCAGTTGCTACCACGATTTTCCTTGGGGCTAATGATGCAGCTCTCGCAGGGAGAACCAGTGAAAGGCAGCACGTCCCTGTCGAAGAGTACAAGGAGAACCTTAGAAAAATCGTACGCCATTTGAAGGTTAATTTTTTCATCTCTTCACTATAATTTTTAAGCAACCAGCTTAGCAGGGCAGTCCACAATAGTCGTGTATTTCTTATAGCTTCAATTATTGCATAGGTTTTAGTAACGGACATCCCAAATCTAGAATCCATTCTGCATTATTTTAACAAACATGCTTTCCATTCTGAGaataaaacagaaaataaaggAAGCTGCTAGTTAATCTGCATGGATAGTGATGATCTGTAGCAATGTTGTTGAGGCGTGAGCCTAGGCACTGCACTTTAGTGCCAAAACACAAAAGCTGCTTAGACCTTTTTGGGTGAGGCACATTGATTAGGTGCATGGTTATTGCAGCCAAGCATCTCCCTGTTTGGGTTGGGCTTGGCCAATTTTTACCAATCTTGAACATGTGAAAAGCTTTATTGGAGTTCCAAAGTTATATTTAAACttagttagtttaatttaaCTGAGCTTTCAAACCAAGCTCAAGCTGCTAACAAGTTTGTAGAAAACCACAACAAAAATGGCATTGAGCTCACAAATGGTAGAGCTGTAGTCAATGAAAGCACAAGTGGTAGAGCCACAGTGAGCAGACAATATTTAGGCTCACTTTTTGTGAATCCAGCATGTAGGTTCCTGTTCCTGGGTATTTTCATCATCTTCGTATTCTGATGGGAAAAGGTATTGAAATCTACCTCCTTTTCTTGTGTATGTACTTTTCACTTTATCATCATTGTCTCTCCACAGGAATGCTCTCCCACCATGCTTATCGTGCTTATAACTCCACCACCTATAGATGAAGAAGGGCGCATGGAATACGCACGGTACAGGACATTATTTTCCTTCACACATCTTTACACATAACTATAGGACTTTACCatcttttttaatcttttttgaGATTATGAAGGATCCTTTATGCATCTTTACACATTAACTACAATGCTGTTATCATCCCTTGCATCATCCCtacttctttcttttactttggtTGTCATGAACCTATCTTGCATGTACTATTATTTGTCTTGTACTAGATTCTTGAACACTGCTTTTAACTTTCAAAGCTGTACATCTGAGAATGAAACGTTGGGTATCCTTTGCCGTTGACAATCCAGTCATACCACATCTACCAAAATGCTCTTTTTTGCTTACCCAAGTCTCATTACATTACCGTTATGACATTGGCAGTATCACTGGCAACATGAAACTTAATTACATCACCATTGTTAGTTTCCAACAGGCAAGCATGTTAGCTTCTCCGATAACACTTGCATCAATTTTCTGCCATTTCCTCGACTAGGTGCTACCAAAAGTTTACAGCTTTGCAAAAACTTTGAAAGAGGAAAGGGAGAACGGAGAACCCAAATAATGTTATATCCCTTCAGTTTTAAACATTCATGTGCCCTGAATATTCAGGAAGACAGACAAAATTGTGATAAGGACTTCTGTTATGATTATGAAACTGTTACTCCTAATTCTTAGTTCATCATAGCtcagaaataatttttaatttggtttgacAGAGAAACTTATGGTGAGAAAGCAATGACATTGCCAGAACGAACAAATGAAACTACAGGAGTATATGCAAAGGGGTGCATTGAACTAGCCGGAGAACTGGGTGTCCGATCCATCAATCTTTGGTCCAAGATGCAGGAAACAGATGGTTGGCAGAAAAAATATCTAAGGTTTGTGCTATTCTAATCTTCTACATTTTAGAATCTTGCTACTATTCCATATCTAAAAATAAGATCCTTAGTGAAAGAAGAACTGCATACACAAATAATGGTTCACTAAATCTAAGTAGtttcttttttagtttcaaCTTGACAAAACTGAATAAATTGTTGGGGTATTAAGCACACCAAACCCTCGAGAAAAATGTTGCCTGTTACATTAACCACGAAACAAATGCATTTTGATATGTATTTCAGAGATGGGTTGCATTTGACAGCAGAAGGCAATGCAGTAGTGTTCGAGGAAGTTGTGAAGGTTTTCAAGGAAGCATGGCTTGACGCCTCCGAAATGCCATATGATTTTCCTCACCACTCCGAAATTGATGGGAAGAACCCAGAGAAGGCTTTTCAGCAGAAATGCTTGTAGTTTCCTTCACTTTTTTTGCTTCATTTATTAAAACCACATTATTCTAAGGGTTTTACATATGttcatgaaaaataattacaaatgttacattatttttgaaatccaAGTCTTCAATATTTGTATTATGACTTGAAAACCAGTTGTTAGAATGTTAGTGCCTTCAAAGCTAACACATCTAagcttttttctttcctttctgtCATATGGTATTTAAACTTGTTCTTAGTTAATAGGAATGACAATAATGTAAATTAAAGCAGGTAATGTAAGAGTTTAAGACGAATGGGATGCGTTAGTATTGAGTCCGAGTCTATGTCTGACCGTCATTAAGTATTTAATACAGCTATTAATTGCATCTATTTTTTGTAATGAGAATTAACAAAATGGCCTTAATTGcgttttttgatattttcaactCCTAAATTAAATTCTAGTTCATGTTCTTTTGCTATACCTCGTCCAACAA harbors:
- the LOC105765730 gene encoding GDSL esterase/lipase At5g62930; this translates as MRPNIVLFGDSITQESFRSGGWGASLADTYSRKADVVLRGYGGYNTRWALFLLHHLFPLGSTKPPVATTIFLGANDAALAGRTSERQHVPVEEYKENLRKIVRHLKECSPTMLIVLITPPPIDEEGRMEYARETYGEKAMTLPERTNETTGVYAKGCIELAGELGVRSINLWSKMQETDGWQKKYLRDGLHLTAEGNAVVFEEVVKVFKEAWLDASEMPYDFPHHSEIDGKNPEKAFQQKCL